One Gemmatimonadaceae bacterium genomic window carries:
- a CDS encoding response regulator: protein MRDTDLPPILVVDDNHDNAEIIRQYLEIRGYPITVAHDGDEALALFETVKPALVLLDVMMPGRDGWEVCRIMKQHPTLGKSVRIVMVTALGEWEDKREALQLGADDYVEKPFDLPTLATTVQRNLAMRSAMAS from the coding sequence CTTGCCACCGATACTGGTGGTGGACGATAATCACGATAACGCGGAGATCATCCGTCAGTATCTTGAGATTCGCGGATATCCGATAACGGTCGCGCACGATGGCGATGAGGCGCTGGCGCTGTTCGAGACGGTGAAGCCCGCGCTCGTGCTGCTGGATGTGATGATGCCCGGCCGGGACGGTTGGGAAGTGTGTCGCATCATGAAGCAGCATCCCACGCTCGGAAAGAGCGTTCGGATTGTGATGGTGACTGCGCTTGGAGAATGGGAAGACAAGCGCGAAGCGCTCCAATTGGGCGCGGACGACTACGTCGAAAAGCCATTCGATCTGCCGACCCTTGCGACGACCGTGCAGCGGAACCTGGCAATGCGAAGTGCGATGGCGTCGTAG